Proteins from one Pseudomonas bijieensis genomic window:
- the fliL gene encoding flagellar basal body-associated protein FliL — protein MIIMIVVGLLLAIGVSVGATWYFMHSAQSKPAVAVEAAPVGKQPAIFEPMAPAFVANYTQNGRQRYMQVSITLLGRNQADLEALRVHMPLIRNNLVMLFSGQNFDTLATPVGQEMLRQKATASVQEVAQKELGKVVIEQLLFTNFVLQ, from the coding sequence CTGATCATCATGATCGTGGTGGGTTTGCTCCTGGCGATCGGCGTTTCGGTGGGGGCGACCTGGTATTTCATGCACAGCGCCCAAAGCAAGCCGGCGGTGGCGGTCGAAGCCGCACCAGTGGGCAAGCAACCGGCGATTTTCGAGCCGATGGCGCCAGCCTTCGTGGCCAACTACACCCAGAACGGTCGTCAACGCTACATGCAGGTCAGCATCACCCTGCTGGGTCGCAACCAGGCTGACCTGGAAGCGCTGCGGGTGCACATGCCGCTGATCCGCAATAACCTGGTGATGCTGTTTTCCGGACAGAATTTCGACACCCTGGCCACCCCGGTCGGTCAGGAAATGCTGCGTCAGAAAGCCACGGCCAGTGTGCAGGAAGTGGCTCAGAAAGAGCTCGGCAAAGTGGTGATCGAACAGCTGCTTTTCACTAACTTCGTATTGCAGTAG
- a CDS encoding Hpt domain-containing protein, with amino-acid sequence MNEIHLDRDVLSTLKEVMEEGYLELLDTFLNDSEARLRVLHEARDAEKLSATAHSFKGSSSNMGAIRLAELCGELEQRAKQPSLGGIEKLVNEIDNEFAHVRKLCREEREGFHC; translated from the coding sequence GTGAACGAGATTCATCTGGACCGCGACGTGCTCAGCACGTTGAAGGAAGTCATGGAGGAGGGGTATCTGGAGTTGCTGGATACGTTTCTCAACGACTCCGAGGCTCGCCTGCGGGTGCTGCATGAAGCACGGGATGCTGAAAAACTGAGCGCCACGGCCCACAGCTTCAAGGGCAGCAGCAGCAACATGGGCGCCATCCGCCTGGCCGAGCTGTGCGGCGAGCTGGAACAGCGTGCCAAGCAACCGTCATTGGGCGGTATCGAAAAGCTGGTCAACGAAATCGACAATGAATTTGCTCATGTCCGCAAGCTTTGCAGGGAAGAGCGTGAAGGCTTTCACTGCTGA